One part of the Eleginops maclovinus isolate JMC-PN-2008 ecotype Puerto Natales chromosome 14, JC_Emac_rtc_rv5, whole genome shotgun sequence genome encodes these proteins:
- the si:ch73-335l21.4 gene encoding E3 ubiquitin-protein ligase-like has product MCSEQECRVCYRTYNAGRRCPRELHCKHSFCESCLLALSRPQGPIVCPLCRQTTSVSGTLRSELRVDESVMERLISSGVLDQEEEHDNPEEDDCPGCYDTEEFPETQAEESDASPGSRGRVLRRSFRKVWRLFIGKSSPRRGGENCMTNDELRNIAMMPGFMF; this is encoded by the exons ATGTGTTCAGAACAGGAGTGCAGGGTTTGTTACCGGACATACAACGCGGGTCGTCGGTGTCCCCGGGAACTCCACTGCAAACACAGCTTCTGCGAGTCCTGCCTCCTGGCCCTTTCACGACCCCAAGGACCCATCGTCTGTCCGCTGTGTCGCCAAACCACCTCCGTCTCCGGGACGCTGAGATCCGAGCTGAGAGTGGACGAGAGCGTCATGGAGCGGCTCATATCCTCGGGAGTCCTAGACCAGGAGGAAGAGCACGATAACCCGGAGGAAGACGACTGTCCTGGTTGTTACGACACCGAGGAGTTCCCCGAGACTCAAGCCGAGGAGAGCGACGCCTCCCCCGGCTCCAGAGGCAGGGTGCTCCGGCGGTCGTTTAGGAAAGTTTGGCGGTTGTTCATTGGGAAAAGCTCACCGCGGAGGGGCGGAGAAA aCTGTATGACCAATGACGAGTTGAGGAACATCGCCATGATGCCCGGCTTCATGTTTTAA
- the acadvl gene encoding very long-chain specific acyl-CoA dehydrogenase, mitochondrial — translation MLLRKVSQSSKLCGSILRIPPVLSGGQRQAGAVVSVQNARLYASQAAEAVLDKQAAVGTDAATKVEKNTAAVESKSFAVNIFKGQVATAQVFPYPSVMNEEQEQFLRELVGPVNKFFLEVNDPAKNDALEKVEDHTMEGLKEMGAFGLQVPADLGGLGLTNTQYGRLVEIVGSHDLGVGITLGAHQSIGFKGILLFGNPAQKEKYLPKLATGETMAAFCLTEPASGSDAASIKTTAVLSPCGEFFTLSGSKIWISNGGLAEIFTVFAKTPTKDPKTGEMKDKMSAFVVEKSFGGVTHGPPEKKMGIKASNTAEVYFDNVRVPVDCLLGEVGEGFKVAMNILNNGRFGMAAALSGTMKGVITKAVDHAANRTQFGSKIHNYGAIQEKIARMTMLQYVTESMAYMISGNMDSGATEFQIEAAISKIFASEAAWSVTDECIQVMGGMGYMKDSGVERVMRDLRIFRIFEGTNDILRLFVALNGFQNAGNQLKSLQKAMKNPIGNASLLAGEITKRAKRKAGFSTGLTLQGSVHPELAHSGELTTKAIEQFGAVVEELLIKHGKKIIDEQFVLKRVADGAIDLYAMVVVLSRASRSLSQSGPTAQHERMLCETWCVEAHDRVMNDIKSLRSSESRQLFKNMRAISAAVVETGGVVAPHPLGF, via the exons ATGCTGCTTCGTAAAGTGAGCCAGTCTTCAAAACTATGCGGCTCTATTCTCAGGATTCCTCCCGTGCTGTCAGG AGGTCAGCGTCAGGCCGGGGCTGTGGTTTCGGTGCAAAATGCTCGTCTCTACGCCAGCCAAGCTGCAGAG GCGGTGCTGGACAAGCAGGCAGCAGTGGGCACTGATGCTGCCACTAAAGTGGAAAAGAACACAGCTGCTGTT GAATCCAAATCATTCGCCGTCAACATTTTCAAGGGGCAGGTTGCAACCGCTCAAGTGTTCCCCTACCCCTCAG TCATGAACGAGGAGCAGGAGCAGTTTCTCCGAGAGCTTGTGGGACCTGTTAACAAATTCTTCCTG GAGGTGAATGATCCTGCCAAGAACGATGCCCTGGAGAAGGTAGAAGATCACACCATGGAGGGTTTGAAGGAGATGGGGGCGTTTGGCCTGCAGGTGCCCGCTGACCTGGGCGGCCTCggcctcacaaacacacag TATGGCAGGCTGGTTGAGATTGTTGGCAGTCATGACCTGGGTGTCGGCATCACTCTGGGGGCCCATCAATCCATCGGCTTTAAGGGAATTCTGCTTTTCGGGAACCCAGCCCAGAAGGAGAAGTACCTGCCTAAACTGGCCACAG GTGAAACCATGGCCGCCTTCTGCCTCACTGAACCGGCCAGTGGCTCTGACGCCGCCTCCATCAAAACCACGGCCGTCCTGTCCCCCTGCGGAGAGTTCTTCACCCTCAGCGGAAGCAAGATCTGGATCAG cAATGGAGGTCTGGCTGAGATCTTCACAGTGTTCGCCAAGACCCCCACAAAGGACCCAAAGACCGGGGAGATGAAGGACAAGATGTCGGCCTTCGTCGTGGAAAAGAGCTTTGGAGGAGTGACACA TGGCCCCCCAGAGAAGAAAATGGGAATCAAGGCGTCCAACACAGCCGAGGTGTACTTCGATAACGTCCGCGTGCCGGTCGACTGCCTGCTGGGCGAGGTGGGGGAAGGCTTCAAGGTGGCCATGAACATCCTGAACAACGGGCGCTTCGGCATGGCAGCCGCCCTCTCCGGCACCATGAAGGGAGTCATCACCAAAGCA gtgGACCATGCAGCCAACAGAACCCAGTTTGGGAGCAAGATCCACAACTACGGAGCCATCCAGGAGAAGATCGCTCGCATGACCATGCTGCAGTATGTCACAGAG tccATGGCCTACATGATCAGCGGCAACATGGACAGTGGAGCGACTGAGTTCCAGATAGAAGCTGCCATCAGCAAGATTTTTGCCTCC GAAGCAGCATGGAGTGTGACGGACGAGTGTATTCAGGTCATGGGAGGCATGGGCTACATGAAG gactCTGGAGTGGAGAGGGTGATGAGGGATCTGAGAATCTTCCGAATCTTCGAGGGCACCAACGACATCCTGAGACTCTTCGTGGCCCTCAACGGCTTCCAG AATGCTGGGAACCAGTTGAAGAGCTTACAGAAGGCCATGAAGAACCCCATTGGCAACGCTAGTTTGCTGGCAGGAGAAATCACCAAGAGAGCCAAAAG AAAGGCGGGTTTCAGCACAGGTCTGACTCTGCAGGGCTCTGTGCATCCTGAGCTGGCACACAGCGGAGAACTG ACCACTAAAGCCATCGAGCAGTTCGGCGCTGTCGTCGAGGAGCTGCTGATCAAACACGGCAAGAAGATCattg ATGAACAATTTGTCCTGAAGAGAGTGGCAGACGGTGCCATCGACCTCTACGCCATGGTGGTGGTCCTGTCCAG ggcCTCACGCTCTCTGAGTCAGAGCGGCCCTACAGCTCAGCACGAGAGGATGCTGTGCGAGACCTGGTGTGTGGAG GCCCATGACAGGGTCATGAATGACATCAAGTCCCTGCGCTCCAGCGAGTCCAGACAGCTCTTCAAGAACATGAGAGCCATCTCTGCAGCCGTGGTGGAGACAGGGGGAGTGGTGGCGCCTCACCCTCTGGGTTTCTAA
- the dvl2 gene encoding segment polarity protein dishevelled homolog DVL-2, with protein sequence MAETKIIYHIDEEETPYLVKIPIAAENITLLDFKQVLNKPNYKFFFKSMDQDFGVVKEEISDDSAKLPCFNGRVVSWLVSSDSPTAELPVAVVPPVETTTQPSPPPPPLPPLPVERTGGIGDSRPPSFHPNATGSVETLDDQTETESVVSFRRERPRHREGMEPHGPRINGQSRLERHLAGYESSSTVMSSELETTSFCDSEDDDTMSRFSSATEQSTASRLLKRHRRRRKQRPPRLERASSFSSVTDSTMSLNIITVTLNMEKYNFLGISIVGQSNERGDGGIYIGSIMKGGAVAADGRIEPGDMLLQVNDINFENMSNDDAVRVLREIVHKPGPIILTVAKCWDPSPQGYFTLPRNEPIRPIDPAAWVSHSVAMTGAYPAFPGSSSLSTITSSSSVTETERFDDFNLSLHSDMASVAKAMASPESGLEVRDRMWLKITIPNAFLGSDVVEWLFHHIEGFQDRREARKYASNLLKAGFIRHTVNKITFSEQCYYVFGDLSDCENYMANLSLNDNDGSSGASDQDTLAPLPLPGASPWPMMHTFPYQPYPTHAFSSQPPPYHELTSYSYAPGSTGSQHSEGSRSSGSTRSEGERRRSTKGPGSTVGGGEKSPSGGVGEGGADSRSGSGSESEYSTRSSLRRGHGSAAPSEHSHASSQRSHHHRIPQAPHMSPYPPGILPYNPMMVMMVPQHAHPMATAHALPHPQQMSTQMHPALGPLPSSTPGGPPGAPPTRDLGAVPPELTASRQSFHLAMGNPSEFFVDVM encoded by the exons ATGGCGGAAACCAAAATAATTTATCACATCGACGAAGAGGAGACGCCGTACTTGGTGAAGATACCCATTGCTGCCGAAAATATAACTTTGCTGGATTTTAAACAGGTCTTGAACAAGCCAAACTACAAATTCTTCTTCAAGTCTATGGACCAGGACTTCGG ggtGGTGAAGGAAGAGATTTCCGATGACAGTGCCAAGTTGCCGTGTTTCAACGGCAGAGTGGTCTCATGG CTGGTATCTTCAGACTCTCCGACAGCAGAGCTTCCAGTGGCAGTGGTCCCACCGGTGGAAACGACTACCCAGCCTTcgccccctcctccccctctccctcccctacCTGTAGAGAGGACCGGAGGCATCGGGGACTCCAGACCGCCCTCCTTCCA CCCCAATGCGACCGGCAGTGTGGAGACCCTTGACGACCAGACTGAGACGGAGTCTGTAGTTTCCTTCAGGAGGGAGAGGCCCCGGCACAGAGAGGGCATGGAGCCACACG GGCCTCGCATCAACGGGCAGAGTCGGCTGGAGCGCCACCTGGCAGGCTACGAGAGCTCCAGCACCGTGATGAGCAGCGAGCTGGAGACCACCAGCTTCTGCGACTCGGAGGACGATGACACCATGAGCAG GTTCAGCAGTGCGACAGAGCAGAGCACAGCCTCCAGGCTTCTCAAGCGGCACCGCAGACGCAGGAAACAGCGCCCCCCACGTTTGGAGAGG gcCTCCTCCTTCAGCAGCGTGACGGACTCCACCATGTCCCTGAACATCATCACCGTCACTCTGAACATGG AGAAGTACAATTTCCTGGGCATCAGCATCGTGGGCCAGAGCAACGAAAGGGGGGATGGAGGCATCTACATCGGCTCCATCATGAAGGGTGGAGCTGTGGCTGCGGACGGACGCATAGAGCCGGGCGACATGCTGCTGCAG GTGAACGACATCAACTTTGAGAATATGAGCAACGACGATGCAGTGCGCGTCCTGAGAGAGATCGTACACAAGCCAGG gCCCATCATCCTCACCGTGGCGAAGTGCTGGGACCCCTCCCCTCAGGGCTACTTCACCCTGCCTCGCA ACGAACCAATCAGACCCATCGACCCGGCAGCGTGGGTGAGCCACTCGGTGGCAATGACTGGAGCTTACCCCGCCTTCCCAGGCAGCTCCTCCCTCAGCaccatcacctcctcctcctccgtcaccgAGACCGAAC gTTTCGATGACTTCAATCTATCCCTGCACTCTGACATGGCGTCCGTTGCCAAGGCCATGGCCTCGCCGGAGTCGGGTCTGGAGGTCAGGGACCGCATGTGGCTCAAAATCACCATCCCCAACGCTTTCCTCG GCTCAGACGTAGTGGAGTGGCTCTTCCACCACATCGAGGGATTCCAGGACCGCCGCGAAGCCCGGAAGTACGCCAGCAACCTGCTGAAGGCCGGCTTCATCCGGCACACCGTCAACAAGATCACCTTCTCCGAACAGTGTTACTACGTCTTTGGAGATCTGAGCGACTGCGAGAACT ACATGGCCAACCTGTCGCTGAATGACAATGACGGCTCCAGTGGGGCGTCAGACCAGGACACCTTGGCCCCACTGCCTCTCCCTGGGGCATCCCCGTGGCCCATGATGCACACCTTCCCCTACCAGCCCTACCCCACACATGCCTTCTCCAGCCAGCCCCCTCCGTACCACGAGCTCACCAGCTACAGCTACGCCCCGGGCTCCACCGGCAGCCAGCACAGCGAAG GGAGCCGGAGCAGTGGATCGACGAGGAGCGAAGGGGAGCGTCGTCGCAGCACTAAAGGACCGGGCAGCACCGTGGGCGGGGGGGAGAAATCCCCCTCTGGCGGCGTCGGAGAAGGCGGCGCCGACTCGCGCTCGGGCAGCGGCAGCGAATCAGAATACTCCACCCGCAGCAGCTTGAGGCGCGGCCACGGCTCAGCCGCCCCCAGCGAGCACAGCCACGCCTCCTCCCAGCGCTCGCACCATCACCGCATTCCCCAGGCCCCCCACATGTCCCCCTACCCGCCTGGTATTCTGCCGTACAACCccatgatggtgatgatggtgcCCCAGCATGCACACCCCATGGCGACCGCTCACGCTCTTCCTCACCCGCAGCAGATGTCCACCCAAATGCACCCGGCTCTAGGACCGCTCCCTTCTTCCACCCCAGGGGGGCCTCCGGGTGCCCCACCCACCCGTGACCTGGGCGCCGTTCCCCCAGAGCTGACTGCATCACGCCAGTCCTTCCACCTGGCCATGGGAAACCCCAGCGAGTTCTTCGTGGACGTCATGTAG
- the si:ch73-335l21.2 gene encoding RING finger domain-containing protein produces MTENVVPATQQGDPAAAAPSLSSTPGDPMDVECPICYQEYNQYTKSPRMLECTHVFCTECLQRIQLCPCEPSNPSSPSAIPCPLCRHLTPLHSGDALSLPCNSRILSRLPPMAYRLPMTMATHLATITQRVVLSLEGDSRDTRFIILPTVSLRVQQMHPERPYGTAPGIVGEQEVLEQSKRTLFCVQLLAVTFWVLFVITCVVGVVFGPHFFNRNH; encoded by the coding sequence ATGACAGAAAATGTTGTCCCTGCTACCCAGCAAGGGGacccagctgctgcagcacccaGCCTCAGCAGCACCCCTGGGGACCCGATGGATGTGGAGTGTCCCATCTGCTACCAGGAGTACAACCAGTACACCAAAAGCCCCCGGATGCTGGAGTGCACGCATGTTTTCTGCACCGAGTGCCTCCAGAGGATCCAGCTCTGCCCCTGCGAGCCCTCCAACCCCAGCAGCCCGTCCGCCATCCCCTGCCCCCTGTGCCGCCACCTCACCCCTCTCCACTCAGGGGACGCCCTCTCCTTACCCTGCAACTCCCGCATCCTGTCCAGGCTGCCCCCCATGGCCTACCGCCTGCCCATGACCATGGCTACACACCTGGCCACCATCACCCAGAGAGTGGTGCTGTCCCTGGAGGGCGACAGCAGGGACACTCGCTTCATCATCCTGCCCACCGTCAGCCTGCGGGTGCAGCAGATGCACCCGGAGAGGCCGTACGGGACGGCGCCGGGCATTGTGGGGGAACAGGAAGTCTTGGAGCAGAGCAAAAGGACGCTGTTCTGTGTGCAGCTGCTGGCCGTCACCTTCTGGGTGCTGTTTGTGATCACGTGCGTGGTCGGGGTGGTGTTTGGGCCACATTTCTTTAACAGGAATCATTAA